TAGAGGCTCTAGCGAGGACATTGGGTCAAGCCCTATACGTATTGAGGTCGGTCAATATGTAGTCGAGAGGCCAAGAGAGAGCATAAACAACCTAAAAGCCTACGTGACGAAGACGAAGTCTCGCATGGAAGCTACGGCTGCATTTGGTAATGAGCTTGAACTTATCGCTAAGGGCTATGAGAATGTTGCACAAGGCCTTGTCAATCAGCTTAACAACAAGGCTAGGAGCTTCGATGAGGCTGCATCTCTGGTGGAAGGCGCTATCAATGAGCTGCCTTGGGATAAGCGCTCTGCCGCATGGGACGCGTTTGCTAAGCATGAGGCTCGCTTGAGAGGCACATACTAAAAATAATCACTAAGCAAACGTGTAACTATGGGCCTCTTGCAGCAATGCAGGGGGCCTTTCTTTATGAACACAGACAGGACAACAGAAATGATCACCAAACGATTCAAAGACGCCCGTGGGATACATGAGCCCACGGCATTCTACGGGTTCTATGCTCGGGTCTCCGGGGAGAGCAGAGAGCTGGACACCCGCAAGAACCTACCGGTTTCGCTGATTTCGTGATTCAATCTCTCATCGGCACACGAGGCGGGTGAGACGATGGAACAGCGGTCGTTTTTCGGGTTGTCGGAGCATCTGGAGCGATTGAGTGCGATCGGCGATCCGCTGGAGACGCTCGAAGCGACGATCGATTTTGAGTATTTCCGGGGCTGGCTGGTCGAGGGCCTTGGCTATGGGGACGGGGCCAAGGGCGGACGTCCAGCTTTCGACCCGGTCTCGATGTTCAAGGCGCTGATCCTTCAGGCGCAGCACAATCTCAGCGACGCGAAGATGGAGTTCATGATCCGGGACCGTCTGTCCTGGATGCGCTTCCTGCGCTTTGATCTTGGCGGTCCGACACCCGACGAGAACACGATCCGGCACTTCCGCAACAGGCTGACCGAGAGCGGCACGCTGCGGCGGGTGATGAAGGCCTTCGACTGGCAATTGCAGAAGAAGGGCTACATCCCGATGTCGGGCCAGATCGTCGATGCCTCCCTCGTGCCGGCACCCAAGCAGCGGAACACGGACGCGGAGAAGGAGGCGATCAAGGCGGGCAAGACGGCCCGGGAGATCTGGCCCGATGAACCCAGCAAGGCGGCGCAGAAGGACGTCGATGCGCGCTGGACGCTCAAGATCGGCGGCAAGATCCGGTATCGGCCCGACGGCACGCCCTTGGCGCAGATCGCCTTGCCCGTCTTCGGCTACAAAACCCATATCGCGATCGACCGGCGCTTCGGCTTCATTCGGGAGAGCGCGGTGACCTCGGCAGCCCATGCGGATGGGCGGATGCTGCCGCGCCTGGTGACGACGCAGAACACCTCCTCCGAGGTCTGGGCCGACAGCGCCTACCGATCACAGACGAACGAGAAAAGTCTGGCGGCGAAGATGCTGGTCAGCCGCATCCATCGCCGCAAACCGCCTGGACGGCGGATGCCGCAGCATGTCGCGCGCGCCAATGCCGGCAAGTCGGCAATCCGGGCTGCGGTCGAACATGTCTTCGCCCATCAGAAGAACAGGTTCGGCCTGTTCATCCGCACCATTGGCCTGGCTCGCGCCGAGGCAAAACTGACCCTGGCCAACATCGCCTACAACTTCGACCGGCTGATCTTCCATGAACGCGTCAGGGCCATGGGATGAGTCTGCCCGAAATCCAGGATCGGCGCTGAAATTAGCCCTAAATGCCGCTCTCTCAGGCAGCCTGACGCCGATCATCATGCCGCCAAGGCGCCAAGGCGCCAAGGCGCCGAGCATGCCGAAAATCAAACGGTTCTTGCGGGTGTCCAGCTTCTCAAGCAGGTTCATGAGACGGCCACAGCGCAGATGAGGGGTCAGCCCAGCAATGCGGTGCTCATGGATGAGCTCATGAAAGCATACCTAGAGCACAATGCGCCTCGAAACGCCGGCGTATAAGCCACAACAGTGTGTCTTTAGTCCAAGTTTGCGCTTGAGAAAACTGGAGTCGATCTCAGTAACATACTGCACAATAACAGTTATTT
Above is a genomic segment from Bosea sp. NBC_00550 containing:
- a CDS encoding IS5 family transposase — translated: MEQRSFFGLSEHLERLSAIGDPLETLEATIDFEYFRGWLVEGLGYGDGAKGGRPAFDPVSMFKALILQAQHNLSDAKMEFMIRDRLSWMRFLRFDLGGPTPDENTIRHFRNRLTESGTLRRVMKAFDWQLQKKGYIPMSGQIVDASLVPAPKQRNTDAEKEAIKAGKTAREIWPDEPSKAAQKDVDARWTLKIGGKIRYRPDGTPLAQIALPVFGYKTHIAIDRRFGFIRESAVTSAAHADGRMLPRLVTTQNTSSEVWADSAYRSQTNEKSLAAKMLVSRIHRRKPPGRRMPQHVARANAGKSAIRAAVEHVFAHQKNRFGLFIRTIGLARAEAKLTLANIAYNFDRLIFHERVRAMG